In the Gossypium raimondii isolate GPD5lz chromosome 9, ASM2569854v1, whole genome shotgun sequence genome, one interval contains:
- the LOC105798599 gene encoding probable E3 ubiquitin-protein ligase LUL4, with protein MGISWSNTSNSNRRRNQAYLHGPPPPPPFYYPQEPTSLPPPPPPPPSQPSTSHPYPAHPPPPPPPIPNNYYCSPPYNPCCYSNPVMGRYPIQYPPYFANQASAWPPIRAHAVAAPPPQPPPPYVEHYNAKKVRNDVNVHKDTLKLEVDEQNPDHHLVSFVFDALFDGSITIFYFAKEELNCRFVPVFPEAFEPVRVPFQKGLGQRFQQPPGTGIDLGFFELDDLSKPSPGEDVFPLVISAETCMLPHSSDEHVDDPTQSTSAHMQITQAILEKNGNSFQAKVIRQILWVDGVRYELREIYGIGSSAAAEGFDDSDPGKECVICMTEPKDTAVLPCRHMCMCSECAKTLRLQSNKCPICRQPIEELIEIKINSTH; from the exons ATGGGCATCTCATGGAGCAACACAAGCAATAGCAACCGGAGGAGAAACCAAGCTTACCTCCATGGCCCTCCACCTCCTCCACCTTTCTATTATCCCCAAGAACCCACTTCCCTTCCTCCTCCGCCACCTCCACCGCCATCCCAGCCTTCTACTAGCCACCCTTATCCTGCGCATCCTCCACCCCCACCGCCTCCAATTCCCAACAATTACTACTGTTCCCCACCCTACAACCCCTGCTGTTACTCAAACCCTGTCATGGGTCGTTACCCTATTCAATATCCTCCATATTTCGCCAACCAGGCTAGTGCCTGGCCCCCGATTCGTGCTCATGCCGTGGCGGCGCCGCCGCCTCAGCCGCCGCCTCCTTATGTGGAGCATTATAATGCCAAGAAAGTGAGGAATGATGTGAACGTGCACAAGGATACGTTGAAGCTGGAAGTAGACGAGCAGAATCCCGATCATCACTTGGTTTCTTTCGTTTTTGATGCTTTGTTTGATGGCAg TATCACCATTTTCTACTTTGCCAAGGAAGAGTTGAACTGTAGATTTGTTCCCGTATTTCCTGAAGCCTTCGAGCCTGTGAGAGTCCCATTTCAGAAGGGACTTGGCCAGAGATTCCAGCAGCCTCCTGGGACAGGAATTGACTTAGGTTTCTTTGAATTGGATGATCTCTCGAAACCATCACCAGGGGAGGATGTTTTCCCTCTTGTAATTTCTGCTGAAACATGTATGCTGCCGCATTCATCTGATGAACATGTTGATGATCCCACACAAAGTACATCAGCCCACATGCAAATTACTCAAGCCATTTTAGAGAAGAACGGTAACTCTTTCCAAGCAAAAGTGATACGGCAGATATTATGGGTTGATGGAGTCCGCTATGAACTACGCGAGATTTATGGAATAGGAAGCTCAGCAGCAGCAGAAGGCTTTGATGATAGTGACCCGGGGAAAGAGTGTGTTATCTGCATGACCGAACCCAAGGATACTGCGGTCCTACCTTGCCGCCACATG TGTATGTGCAGTGAATGTGCTAAAACATTGAGGCTTCAGTCGAATAAATGTCCCATATGCCGACAACCTATCGAAGAGCTTATAGAAATCAAGATAAACAGCACTCATTGA